In Augochlora pura isolate Apur16 chromosome 3, APUR_v2.2.1, whole genome shotgun sequence, the sequence gagagagaaagaaaaatgaaaacagaaatagggaaaataaaagtagaaaaagaCACAAGGAGAGAAAGCATATAGATAGAGATTgtaagagtgaaagagagagagcgagaaaagGATGgatgtaagagagagagaaggatggATTGAAgatagagaggagagagagagagatgaagacagagacagaggggtaaaggagaaaaagaaagagagagattcaCAAGGAGAATGAGATAGAAATAttgagagagagcgagagataggTTTAAAtggagtgaaagagagagagagaatttgAATAACgagattgaaatatatattaaaagagagagtgagaaataTGGTgtgagagaaaaaaatgaagacagaaatagaagaaagaaggcagaaaaagaaatggagagggagaaaaaacCGAGggtaggagagagagggagagaaagagacaaaaacagagataaaatgaaaagagagagaatgagaaacGCGGCAACAGTAATTAACAtaggttgaaaataaaatgacgcCGTCGTCtttgtacaatacaatatctCTATGTATCGAACATGTGTAATATAGTGGggactaataattatttatttagcaagaCGGGGGGTGAGGACGTTCACGCGTGACGGCCAATAAACTTGGCCTCTCGGGGCTCGgagaatgtaatttatttttttctccaacggaaattattattatatcagcatatatacatatatatttcctcggagaaattattgttaactgTATACACGAGtgaaactgtaaataaattgtatatctGTTGTATTAAACGAACTTACggcatttttattcattgatttatttcgGTATAATTATTGCCCGAAGATACTCACtagaaaatgtttaacgaGGGacgagatatattttttatacatctCTCAAGGGCGTTTCTTatactcccccccccccccctcacccCCACTACTCTTTATCTGatagattaaaatgaaatttatagagCACAGTAAAATCCTTATACTTATTCCTTAGTGTGTGAACAGAATGGAGAATTTTGGAAGAGgagtattattataacataaattattgagaagtagcaaatacattttttaaattttcactaAAGGTATCGCtcagatattcaatattttgaatagattacaatatttaatattcaattccCAGTATATAATACTCAAATATTCAATAGTCAGTACGCAATATTCAATAGTCAATAGTCAATACTCAGAACTTAATGTTCAGAGtaaattgcaatattcaatatctaataataataagcacTTAATACTCTGAGTAGATGgcattattcaatattcagtatttaatattcaatattcattattcaatgTGCAATTTTCAACCCtcaatcttcaattttcaatattcaatttttaatattcaatattcagtatccaatatttaatatttactattcaaCAGTCAATAGTCAGCAGTGAATACTCAACATTTGATAGTCAATATTCTGAGTAAATTACgatattcaatactcaatagTCATTATTCAGAAACGATAAATCGCGTCGCCTCGTTGACCGCACCTGTACCTAATCATCATCCTGTTAGCTCCCACAATCTTGCCCCCGTCCCCCGTTGACCCACGACCGAGGGTGATAATTCAATGTAGAATCACCGAGTCTGTCCCCCAACCCCCGTTGATCCGCGTGTACACAGTGATCGCTCggccctcctccccccctctctctctctcccggatAGCTCTCGTCGTTGTCTCGAAACTATACAAGGTGTCTGGAGAGTGACCCGCAATCGTGAATCGATGGGGTTCCTCAGGCGATTtagaacaactttttcctttacaaaaatcttctaCTCAGCCtagttaacaagttattagcATAAAACACGGACCAATTAGATGGCGAGGCCGGAGCCAAGACGGACGGGGGCGTGGCTTCGAACgtgtttcgttaataactcgtgaacgaagccgttgattgaaattttcgcaaaaaaaaaagttgcttcgaatcacctcaggaacccctcgtTTACCGATTACGAGTTACTTTTGGGAAACCCTGTATACTTTGGTCTTGAAAGCTTAAGATTTACCTTTCTTGTTCACCCAGAGTTATTCCTTAATactaaagataaaataaacgataaaataaagataaaaacaaAAGATATATGAATCCATTTCAAACAATCAAGTTTTCTTTACGCGGCATCTTAGAGAAATCTTGTTGATACCAGATTAAGTGATCCAAAAaaactattcaatttttatttgaaacatttgtcCATATTATCAACGGTTTGCGAGATATTCGAGTCGATCGGTTCAAGGTGGGCCACCCTGTACATACATGGTgtccaaaagtcactcgcaattgGAAAACGAGACTGTAGTGGTGAAAGCGATTTTGAAATTCcaacgttaaaaataaacaattaaattaacactttCGGTCGCAaacttttttgttattttagagtaattaaatctaataacattttcattttttcaccAATTATGTAgttccattaatttcttcatttctgaGGTCCGTAGACTTtgacattaaatattgaacatcgaatattgaatattgcatACAGTATATCGTATAAtgcatattgtatattgaatattgaatatggaaGATTGAAGATTGAAGATTAAAGATTGAAGATTTGAAACTGaagattgaatattgaagattgaagattgaaaattgaagatagAGTACTGTGTACtgaatgttgaatattaatatttgtattcgacatttataatgcaatataatatatttacaatatacaaaaCAATCACTTCCTCAGataatttcaaacaactttttcctttataaaaatcctCTTCTCGCTCTACTTAACGAGTTATCACCTCCAAACCCTAAACCAATCAAACGCCGCGGGCGGAGCCAATTCGGCCAAGTGGGCGTGGCGCTGGACGTTTTTTCTGAATAACTCTCGAACGACGCATCCTAGAAAATTtccgcaaaggaaaaagttgctcaaAATCAGGCTGGGAACCGTCTGCGAGTCACTATCAGCACACCCTGTATGATCGAACGCAGGAAATAGTGTTTAATGGGTGACGGGTCAAGCCGGGTCTGACCCCCGGTGGTCGAACGCCGGACGGAGAAAAACGCGCGCAGTTCGGCGCGAGGGGAACGGGCTTTGGTATGGTCCCCATCGAGCAATTGACGTGTCCGAGGAAGTGATGGAAGGATGATGGCGTGCTCGGACGGGTTCTATATTAGGTTCTATATTAGACCGGGCCGGCCGCGCGTCGTTCGGCTGTCCATCGCTCAGTCGGTGGCTCAGCCAGGATCGATCCCCGTTCGCTCGCCGCGAGTATCGTCGTCGCCGACGTGCTTCCAACCGATTCGTGCCATGTCCTCCGGACGCCGATCGAGCCACTGAGAGAGACTCCGGTCAGAAGCGGTGACCAAGTGGATCTGAATGCGCCTTCGGCCGGCCGCGATCCGGATCCAGGACGCGAACCACTCAGGGCGAAAGGCGAGAGCAAGCGACTCGCCGCGAAATCGCGCGAGTGGACACGTCCAGCCGCCGGAAACCGGGGACGATTTTCGGAGCGGATGAAGTGAACTTGCACAAAGTTTGTAGATACGAgactttttttcttatttatttatgttaggtttttttatattgttgtatttaaattgttgGAGGAATTAAGGTGGTTGAAGGACATcgagaaaatgtttcatttttaattaggaTGACTAATGCAAAAGGTGttgagaataaataaatgagtataATTATGAATCAGTATGCAGTATATatcagtatataataaattctagtcGTTCTTTTATCCAGTAACGTAATATAAACCATATAATAAtgagtaatataataatataataacataaatatagaatCATTTGCAGTCTCGTCGTAACGACGTCTTAAATTTGATGTTATTTTAACGTGTGAGGTAAGATGTTTTGGAGGTCTTTGAGATGTCTTGGACAACTTTAAAATGTCTTGGATGTCATTGAGATGTGTTGGACGTCTGTCAGATGTTTTTGAGATGttatggacgtctttaagacgtcttgcTTCGGacatttaaagataaataaagacgtTCTTTAGATTTGATACATCTTTAAGACGTATATCCTACGAACATCGTAGAAACATTTTAGAAACGTCCGGTGTCACAAATTAAAACGTCTGTAAACTGTTTTTGAGAACTTTCAGCACGTTTTTGCTTTGCTTATCTTTaacgtagaaaattattatttacaaaagcaGGTGTACGCTGATTTGTGACCTCGGATACTGGAGACCAGTCTAAAGAAGAACTATCAGGTAACATTCTCCGAAGATGTTGAGGCCAACGACGCTGTTATTACTTTACCTATTCTGTGACATCGGTGAGCGTCTTTTTCCTTGGCTTACTTGATGTTAACCATAATTTTCTAActattacagaattttttaatttttttaccatgtttttattaatatgttagATTTGAAATTGCACTGAAACATGGATTAAAACATCAGTATATTTAGTggattacaatattcaatatttaatatacaatattctatgtagattacaatatttaatattcaatgtctatattcaatattccatGTCAATATTCTAAgaagattataatattgaatattcaatatcaatatttagaatagattacaatattcaatatcaaatatcAGTATTCTTAGTTTAGTTTAGCATAGTTtactatattcaatatttaatatcaacatTCCAAAAGCttacaatattgaatatccGATATAAATGTTCTGAGtagattgtaatatttaatattcaatattcactataaagaatataattatatataaaatataacgataaatataattacatatatagttatacatatataacataatacattaataaaaaccATGAACATCATTAAACAAGTACCATTCGAACACCGGAACGATGCTGTAACGTTTCGCCAAATGACGCCATTGTCCCTGCAAAGTTTTCATCGACGATTGCGACGACTATGATTCCAGCATTGGCGGCGCAATGCGGGAAAGTATGGCTGACAGTCTCCTCGTTGTGGAGGCCGATTGCGGCTAGCGACAAGGTGGTGGACGCGGAGCTGGAAGTGAATTGGGACCTCGATTGTCCGTCGAGTACAGGATACCCAGATACCATCAAGGTGTTCACTGCTGACCCAGCACATAGTAATAAGTTTTGTTTGCTTCTCTTGATCGTCGCGTGTCAATTTTCACCGCGCGGACTTTCAAATTCGCAACAGAGAAACTCAGTACAATTTTGGCAACGTCGTTAAGAAGTCTTAAAGTGACGTTTAGGCCTAAAATAAGCGCTTAGATCGAAAATGGACGTAAAACGGACGTACAGACTTAAAATGGACGTAACATGGATGCACAGATCTAAAGTTgacgtaaaatggacgtaCAGACTTAAAATGGACGGCCAGAACTGAAGTGGGCGTAAAAATGGACGATCAGAGctaaaatggacgtaaaaTGGACGCTCTGACCTAAGATGTGTACGTACAATGGATATAAAAAGGACGTTGAGACTTTAAATGGACGTAAAAAGGATGTTGaaacctaaaatggacgttcAAGTCTATATGGTCGTAAAACGGTCCTAGAATTGACGTATTTAAGACAATCAGTGGTTGTTGGGTAACTTTCggcaattaatataatatgaaataaaatagtatactatatatactagACATGATATATATGTACGTACATATtgttatcatataatatattatatattatatcttatcatgtaatgtataataaataatatggtaactgtataaaataaaaattgtagagtaaatattcatatatatatatatatatatatatatatatatatatatatatataataataataatcataaaatacatatatacatttatatacgTACACATAGTTACCATATAACAAATAACACactataatatgtatgtatataccaCAGTACACCAATAGAGTATACCAAAACCACGTATGCAATACCAAAAACCCcgaaaatagtataaaagtCCGACCGTATATAAATCCgtaatttcgtcgaatttaCGATGAACGTTTCCCGCGATTTATCCGCGGGATTTCAGAAAAAGACGTGCAACCGAATATCCGCGCGTCAGCTATCAATTCGTCCTCTTGGCCACCATTTTCCTCGAATTCACGTCTCGGGAATTTTTCTCCAGAATTTTCCGCAACTCAGGAACGAACTTTAGGGCAcgatcgcgccgcgatcgCTCGATACGGGTCGACGCAAACCATCGACCTTCTGCTTGCAGATAAAACGATCAAGCCGAAGTTGACTTTGACTTCCCTGCAATACCCCCAAGGCTATTATCGAACCAACATCACGGTCGGCCGACCGCCCCTTCCCGGTGGATGGGACACCAAAGATGGCGCGACGCTCCCCGGCCCACATTGCTTGAAATACCACGCAGCCCTTTACAAAGGGGGCTCCTTCCTCACCAGCTCGTGCCTACAGATATGGCCGACGTGGATGTACGATTTAAGGTAGAATGCTTCCGAATTTGTTGATTTTTCTGTCGGTGATTTAGTTGAAATTTATTGgtgattttctttttgtgaAAAGACATTTTCTGACGAAGGGCGATTATTGATATGTTtagttgaaatttttagagtggaagagaaatattttgggATATTGGATTTTTGTATTActtattgttatttgtttattacttattttggttttatatatatacatatgtatatatattatattattattatatatttataatattatttataatattacggTATAcacagtatattataaatcatagcatattaaagtattatagaGTATACACACAATATATCATAAATCATAGTATATGAGAGTATacgtaatatacaaataattataatgcacatagtatatttaattataggccagtaaatttataatatagtataaacaGTGTATTATtgtgtattatagtatatacagaCTATATCATAAAacatagtatattaaaatacactATAATTACCATACATTACACACAtaacacaaacacacacacacacacacaatcacaataaacataatatattataaaccaacaaactaattataaatcacTACATTCACCAAAATGAAAACTATTCAATTTAATGCTACATAAacttgtattattaatttcacataTATAAATGTCTCCAGAAATGTTCTTATTTCAacactaatataatttttcatctgatatatatatatatatatttgtttcgcCCCCTCCCGAATCCCCTATCACCTTTCTCTGCTAGGAGGCAACTAGGAAGACTGCCAATAGGAAGCCTAATGATTCCCGGCACTCATAATTCAGGATGCTACAAGCACGGCGATCTAACGCGAAGGGACGCCTTTCAACGATACTTGTTAACGCAAGATCGCGACGTGTGGACGCAATTAGTGCATGGCATAAGGTACCTGGACATCAGGGTGGGTTATTATCCGGCGATCCCGAACGGCACCGCCATCGAGGAAGGTAATCACATAAGCAGATTCTGGATCAATCACGACGTGATTCGGATCACTCCTTTGTCCGCCATCATCAGGGATGTGAGAAACTTTTTGAACGTCGCCAGGGG encodes:
- the LOC144478892 gene encoding PI-PLC X domain-containing protein 1, coding for MLRPTTLLLLYLFCDIALAAQCGKVWLTVSSLWRPIAASDKVVDAELEVNWDLDCPSSTGYPDTIKVFTADPAHNKTIKPKLTLTSLQYPQGYYRTNITVGRPPLPGGWDTKDGATLPGPHCLKYHAALYKGGSFLTSSCLQIWPTWMYDLRRQLGRLPIGSLMIPGTHNSGCYKHGDLTRRDAFQRYLLTQDRDVWTQLVHGIRYLDIRVGYYPAIPNGTAIEEGNHISRFWINHDVIRITPLSAIIRDVRNFLNVARGEVVIMDFHRFPVGFQDRSNRHHRLATILRREFGALILKPDRGVEGLGPTLNDIWTGGKRLIICYGDKHIVNEYDWLWPTMSQAWGNQQTVEGLFKYLDEVIMGPKRFRNSQNPLWAVMAELTPDPLDIIFNLSGGLRQMADSVNRNLTFKFQEEWWKETNVVATDFFLGNNLIDVSIQANIKKSNIAQWRL